The following proteins are encoded in a genomic region of Zea mays cultivar B73 chromosome 9, Zm-B73-REFERENCE-NAM-5.0, whole genome shotgun sequence:
- the LOC103639259 gene encoding egg cell-secreted protein 1.3, with protein sequence MAFPRLSLAVLSCLALLAATAAHRAPITGPSPSAPRGLTTLAERLEGAETQQCWEALVEIKSCTGEIIILFIRGEAFLGPGCCRAIRVIEQSCWAADSMMSIIGFTPQEGDMLKGYCDAGDDNATGGQSGSPPPRGADDAVGAVRGSFAAVAGRKGSMHR encoded by the coding sequence ATGGCATTCCCTCGGCTGTCCCTCGCCGTGCTCAGCTGCCTGGCGCTGCTCGCCGCGACGGCCGCGCACCGGGCGCCCATCACGGGGCCGTCGCCCTCGGCTCCTCGCGGCCTGACGACACTGGCGGAGCGGCTGGAGGGCGCGGAGACGCAGCAGTGCTGGGAGGCGCTGGTTGAGATCAAGTCGTGCACGGGCGAGATCATCATCCTCTTCATCAGGGGCGAGGCGTTCCTGGGGCCCGGCTGCTGCCGCGCCATCCGCGTCATCGAGCAAAGCTGCTGGGCCGCCGACTCGATGATGTCTATCATCGGTTTCACCCCGCAGGAAGGGGACATGCTCAAGGGGTACTGCGACGCGGGCGACGACAACGCCACCGGCGGGCAGAGCGGTTCGCCGCCGCCTCGCGGTGCTGATGACGCGGTCGGTGCTGTCCGCGGAAGCTTCGCCGCCGTGGCGGGAAGGAAGGGCTCCATGCACCGTTAG
- the LOC100191380 gene encoding Glucan endo-1,3-beta-glucosidase 9 precursor, which yields MLSRRRSSPRPLVPGLLLLLLAMAPPPPASAVGVNWGFASSHSLPAAQVVRGLLLPNSVPRVRLAAASSDALTALEGTGIAVSVGIPDALLRPLASSTKAAAAWVHDNITRYSSSVRFEYIVVGDEPFLLRHGQNFHPFVVRAAENVQQALVHAKLSGKMKVVVPCSADTFQNASTLPTKASFRPDVNKTMADLLSFLANSSSPFMVELDPFLSFQHNRNLSLDYFLFQLMSHPVKDGENKYDNYVDASIDALVTSLTKAGFSDMDIIVGRAGWPTDGAMNATPAIAQSFMTGLVNHLAKKSGTPLRPKVPPVEMYLFSLLDEDQRSIASGGYERHHGIFTFDGQAKYYANIGQGPKSLKNAPDVNYLPSKWCVVDNNKDLSNVSSSFSSACANGDCTSLLPGGSCSGLAWPGNVSYAFNNYYQQHDQSEDSCYFNGLGLITTVDPSVDNCLFPLTIHVSAATSLHLTLPVSLLLVLWFCIVCI from the exons ATGCTGTCCCGTCGCCGCAGCTCGCCGCGCCCGCTCGTACCTGGCCTCCTCCTGTTACTCCTCGCCATGGCGCCGCCACCGCCGGCTTCCGCGGTGGGTGTGAACTGGGGCTTCGCGTCCTCCCACTCGCTTCCGGCGGCGCAGGTCGTACGGGGCCTCCTCCTCCCCAACTCTGTTCCCCGCGTCCGCCTCGCCGCCGCCTCCTCCGACGCGCTCACGGCGCTCGAAGGCACCGGCATCGCCGTCAGCGTCGGGATCCCCGACGCGCTGCTCCGGCCCCTCGCCTCCTCCACCAAGGCAGCCGCCGCGTGGGTCCACGACAACATCACCCGTTACTCCTCCAGCGTGCGGTTCGA GTATATTGTTGTTGGGGATGAGCCCTTTCTTCTACGTCATGGACAAAATTTTCATCCTTTTGTAGTTCGAGCAGCAGAAAATGTTCAACAAGCATTAGTCCATGCAAAATTGTCTGGCAAGATGAAGGTGGTAGTACCTTGCAGTGCTGACACATTCCAGAATGCATCTACTCTGCCCACGAAAGCTAGCTTCAGACCTGATGTTAACAAGACCATGGCAGATCTCCTCTCATTTCTTGCTAACAGCAGTTCTCCATTTATGGTCGAGCTGGATCCATTCTTGAGCTTTCAACACAACAGAAATTTGTCATTGGACTATTTTCTTTTCCAACTAATGTCTCATCCTGTAAAAGATGGCGAAAACAAGTATGACAACTACGTTGATGCAAGCATAGATGCTCTGGTTACTTCTCTAACCAAAGCTGGCTTCAGTGACATGGACATCATTGTTGGGAGAGCAGGATGGCCAACAGATGGAGCCATGAACGCAACTCCTGCTATTGCTCAATCATTCATGACTGGCCTAGTCAACCACCTGGCCAAAAAGTCTGGGACTCCACTTCGCCCAAAAGTCCCTCCAGTTGAGATGTATCTCTTCAGCCTTTTAGATGAAGATCAACGGAGTATAGCTAGTGGAGGCTATGAAAGGCACCATGGCATTTTTACCTTTGATGGCCAGGCAAAGTACTATGCCAACATAGGTCAAGGTCCTAAATCGCTCAAGAATGCCCCTGATGTCAATTACCTTCCATCAAAATGGTGTGTGGTAGACAACAACAAGGATTTGTCCAATGTTTCTTCTAGTTTCTCGTCAGCTTGCGCCAATGGCGACTGCACTTCTCTGTTACCTGGTGGCTCCTGCTCAGGTCTTGCCTGGCCTGGCAATGTGTCATACGCGTTCAACAACTACTACCAGCAGCATGATCAGAGTGAGGATAGTTGCTACTTCAATGGCCTAGGTTTGATAACTACTGTCGATCCATCTGTCGACAATTGTTTGTTTCCTCTCACAATTCACGTTTCTGCCGCCACTTCTTTGCACCTAACATTGCCCGTGTCGCTGTTATTAGTTTTGTGGTTTTGCATTGTCTGTATATAG
- the LOC100193869 gene encoding Eukaryotic translation initiation factor 2 subunit alpha — translation MPNLECRMYEQRFPEVDAAVMIQVKHIADMGAYVSLLEYNNIEGMILFSELSRRRIRSISSLIKVGRQEPAIVLRVDRDKGYIDLSKRRVSEEEAHACEDRYNKSKLVHSIMRHVAETLEIDLEPLYQRIGWPLYRKYGHAFEAFKLIVADPDAILDALTYEEKEVGPDGQEVTKVVPAVTPEVKDSLVKNIRRRMTPQPLKIRADIEMKCFQFDGVLHIKQAMKKAEAAGNDNCPVKIKLVAPPLYVLTTQTLDKDQGISVLTTAVKACTAEIEKYKGKLVVKEPPRAVSEREDKLFLDQIDSLMEQNAEVDGDADSEEEEDTGMGDVDITNSGVAAY, via the exons ATGCCGAACCTCGAGTGCCGGATGTATGAGCAGCGGTTCCCGGAGGTGGACGCCGCGGTGATGATCCAGGTGAAGCACATCGCTGACATGGGCGCGTACGTCTCGTTGCTCGAGTACAACAACATCGAGGGCATGATCCTCTTCTCCGAGCTCTCCCGCCGTCGTATCCGCTCCATCTCCTCCCTCATCAAGGTTGGCCGCCAGGAGCCCGCCATCGTGCTCCGTGTCGACCGCGACAAGGGCTACATCGACCTTTCGAAGCGTCGCGTCTCCGAGGAGGAGGCGCACGCATGCGAGGACAGGTACAACAAGTCCAAGCTCGTGCACTCCATCATGCGCCACGTCGCCGAGACGCTCGAGATCGACCTCGAGCCGCTCTACCAGCGGATTGGCTGGCCGCTCTACCGCAAGTACGGCCACGCCTTCGAGGCCTTCAAGCTCATAGTTGCCGACCCTGACGCCATCCTCGACGCACTCACCTATGAGGAGAAGGAGGTCGGCCCGGATGGCCAGGAG GTGACTAAGGTGGTGCCTGCTGTCACCCCCGAGGTTAAGGATTCTCTGGTTAAGAACATAAGGAGGAGGATGACACCACAGCCTCTCAAGATCCGTGCTGATATAGAGATGAAATGCTTCCAGTTTGATGGAGTGCTCCATATTAAG CAAGCTATGAAGAAAGCTGAAGCTGCGGGCAATGATAACTGTCCTGTGAAGATTAAGCTAGTTGCTCCTCCACTTTATGTTTTGACCACACAGACCCTTGACAAG GATCAAGGCATTTCAGTTCTCACTACTGCAGTCAAGGCTTGTACAGCAGAGATTGAAAAGTACAAAGGAAAGTTAGTAGTGAAGGAACCACCAAGAGCT GTTAGTGAGCGGGAAGACAAGCTATTCCTCGACCAGATTGATTCCCTAATGGAGCAAAACGCAGAGGTCGATGGTGATGCTGACAGTGAAGAGGAGGAAGATACAGGAATGGGGGACGTCGACATTACAAATTCTGGCGTCGCTGCTTACTAA